The following proteins are co-located in the Colletotrichum lupini chromosome 4, complete sequence genome:
- a CDS encoding 2-nitropropane dioxygenase, whose product MAPSGPITTPITQLLGIQHPILLAGMARTSGGPLAAAVSNAGGLGVIGGFQYTPDQLREIIAEMKANFKSPDLPFGVDLALPQVGGNARKTNHDYTGGKLDELIDITIASGARLFVSAVGVPPREVIERLHAAGIYVMNMVGHPKHAVKALDLGVDIICAQGGEGGGHTGDVANSVLIPAVVDVARRYKPPMLEGSTALVIAAGGMYNGRSLASSLMQGAVGVWVGTRFVASVEAGCSREHKEEVVSCGFEGTERTLVISGRPLRMKTNEYIRGWHARPEEIKRLTEGGTVPIEHDFEQGREDIEIPHLMGQVAGAIDRIQPAGEIVEEMVKEAAEQLRLGEVYLGRSKL is encoded by the coding sequence ATGGCACCCTCCGGCCCCATCACAACACCCATAACCCAGCTCCTGGGCATCCAGCACCCGATCCTCCTCGCCGGCATGGCCCGCACCTCGGGCGGCCCCCTGGCAGCAGCCGTCTCCAACGCCGGCGGCCTAGGCGTCATCGGCGGCTTCCAGTACACCCCCGACCAACTCCGCGAGATCATTGCCGAGATGAAGGCGAACTTCAAGTCCCCCGACTTGCCTTTCGGCGTGGACCTCGCGCTGCCGCAGGTCGGCGGGAACGCGCGCAAGACGAACCACGATTACACGGGCGGCAAGCTCGACGAGCTCATCGACATCACGATCGCCTCTGGCGCGCGGTTGTTTGTGAGCGCGGTGGGGGTCCCCCCCAGAGAAGTGATTGAGAGGTTGCACGCGGCGGGGATTTATGTCATGAACATGGTCGGGCACCCGAAGCACGCTGTGAAGGCGCTGGATTTGGGGGTGGATATCATCTGCGCGCAGGGGGGCGAAGGGGGCGGACACACGGGCGACGTGGCGAACTCGGTGCTCATCCCCGCGGTGGTGGACGTCGCGAGGCGGTACAAGCCGCCCATGCTCGAGGGGTCCACGGCGTTGGTGATCGCCGCGGGCGGTATGTACAACGGCCGCAGCCTGGCGAGCTCGCTGATGCAGGGGGCCGTCGGCGTGTGGGTCGGCACGCGGTTCGTGGCGAGCGTGGAGGCGGGCTGTAGCCGGGAGCACAAGGAGGAGGTGGTGTCGTGCGGGTTCGAGGGGACGGAGAGGACGCTGGTGATTAGCGGGCGGCCGTTGAGGATGAAGACGAATGAGTATATCCGCGGGTGGCACGCGCGGCCGGAGGAGATTAAGAGGTTGACGGAGGGCGGGACGGTGCCGATTGAGCATGATTTCGAGCAGGGGCGGGAGGACATTGAGATTCCGCATCTGATGGGGCAGGTTGCGGGCGCGATCGATAGGATTCAGCCGGCGGGGGAGATTGTGGAGGAGATGGTGAAGGAGGCGGCTGAGCAGTTGAGGCTCGGGGAGGTTTATCTTGGACGGAGTAAGCTCTGA
- a CDS encoding DNA polymerase alpha/epsilon subunit B: MSVTSGTSSRPLIRKPAPHEAVFCSVCSRRFPSFEELMGHKRMAMLTEGTHIHCAVCTRDFNSQDALNKHLLEAHPQEQNLTCPGCQKKFVRLAGWMRHLEHEDCPGIRRADVDQNRAKKLTFSHELEKRSGSQFGDYFPVSHPSVQSAFEAQSNLDAVSTVDAQSEFDDKAYMAHPSFFKPQDFPNLRDVTESLESIQQSDDGKKRVVDDVNNPSHRLFDPRKYYNTLTRKYKCPQPSCKKTFPNSGALITHMKSAASHYNAKLQCPGCLRYFRDASSLTAHSESESTRCSIRKSENYRSYLDQLTGGMADLGAKHKDGTVKYEVSTEAVVKFAPSRMARTATEDYMAQKEADRQEDWARNNIRARSSSTRCRRKTVPILPTLYAPPTLYAPSHQDALVASHLNVPSSNFPALNFTARTTAPETMAEAELKEFFTSGDKALEPEVLTELQSLLRLHDLSAEDLFYKWESFCIKMDMDAMNPDIVHVRNFKKDIQDALEKSNRQQTHIKTEKRSHGTPRAGRGGGDVFGMLDGLVPSTPASGRLNKPSSLRKKTHETPTMSRVKAEIPSSSPDYKGASKMEEQLNSIPSSFNDRQNAGETVEVLNDHLDAPEPPICPYPEPRIKLTAASDQKKLAYKPLAMKLSEASEILDDRIDEFMHIIQDYHKLDFSEFGNAASQSTTEVIAVGRIASDAPEGKLNAASLVLEMSRRVGGGLRAPLNMRNKGYSFFPGQIVALRGINTSGNEFVVEDVLEVPLLPNAASTPAALAAHREKLRGDPDAMDTDADPAPLNILYASGPYTADDNLDFEPLHALCDQAADTYADALVLTGPFIDSEHPLIAMGDFDLPEEAVIEPDTATMSTVFKYMFSPALNRLVSANPSITILLVPSVRDVIDKHVSWPQDSVLKKELGLPKTARIVTNPMTLSVNEMVMGISSQDILWQLRHEELVGGRPADPSLLSRLSRYLLEQRHFFPLFPPTDRQKLPKTGTEEGIPPGAMLDLSYLKLGEMVNVRPDVLVAPSFLPPFAKVVESVLVINPGYLSKRRGAGTYARLTLFPPKADAGQSAAMVSHGVFERARVEIKKI, encoded by the exons ATGTCTGTCACCAGCGGCACGTCCAGCAGGCCTCTGATCCGCAAGCCGGCCCCCCATGAGGCCGTCTTCTGTAGCGTCTGCAGCCGGAGATTCCCCAGCTTCGAGGAGCTGATGGGACACAAGCGCATGGCGATGCTGACCGAAGGAACCCACATCCACTGCGCCGTGTGCACCCGCGACTTCAACAGCCAGGACGCCTTAAACAAGCATCTTCTGGAG GCACACCCTCAGGAGCAGAATCTCACCTGTCCCGGCTGTCAGAAGAAGTTTGTCCGGTTGGCTGGGTGGATGAGACACCTCGAGCATGAAGACTGCCCGGGAATTCGCCGCGCAGACGTCGACCAGAACCGCGCAAAGAAGCTCACCTTTTCCCATGAGCTCGAGAAGCGCAGCGGCTCCCAGTTCGGAGACTACTTCCCCGTGTCCCACCCCAGCGTCCAGTCCGCCTTCGAGGCGCAGTCCAACCTCGATGCCGTATCCACTGTGGACGCGCAGTCCGAGTTCGACGACAAGGCCTACATGGCCCATCCGTCCTTCTTCAAGCCCCAGGACTTTCCCAATCTGAGGGATGTCACTGAGAGCCTGGAGAGCATCCAGCAGTCGGATGATGGCAAGAAGAGAGTCGTGGACGACGTGAACAATCCGTCTCACCGGCTCTTCGATCCTAGAAAGTACTACAACACCCTCACGCGCAAGTATAAGTGTCCGCAGCCGTCCTGCAA GAAGACATTCCCCAACAGCGGCGCTCTCATTACCCACATGAAGTCGGCGGCCTCGCACTACAATGCCAAGCTGCAGTGCCCCGGCTGCCTGCGCTACTTCAGGGATGCGTCGTCCTTGACCGCCCACTCCGAGTCGGAGTCGACCCGATGCAGCATCCGCAAGTCCGAAAACTACCGCTCCTACCTTGACCAGCTCACCGGAGGCATGGCGGACCTCGGCGCCAAGCACAAGGACGGTACTGTTAAGTATGAGGTCAGCACGGAGGCCGTCGTCAAGTTCGCTCCGTCTCGGATGGCCAGAACGGCCACGGAGGATTACATGGCACAGAAGGAGGCCGATCGTCAGGAGGACTGGGCTCGCAACAATATT CGGGCAAGAAGCTCGTCCACGAGGTGTCGTCGCAAAACCGTGCCAATTTTGCCCACACTGTATGCCCCGCCAACACTTTACGCGCCATCTCACCAAGACGCGCTCGTCGCGTCCCACCTAAATGTTCCGTCGTCAAACTTCCCGGCGCTCAACTTCACGGCACGTACAACAGCACCAGAAACGATGGCGGAAGCGGAATTGAAGGAGTTCTTCACTTCGGGAGACAAGGCTCTTGAGCCTGAAGTTCTCACCGAACTGCAGTCCCTATTGCGCCTGCACGACCTGTCCGCCGAGGACCTCTTTTACAAATGGGAGTCCTTCTGCATCAAGATGGACATGGACGCCATGAACCCCGACATTGTGCACGTGCGAAACTTCAAAAAGGATATCCAGGACGCACTGGAGAAGAGCAACCGACAGCAGACACACATCAAGACGGAGAAGCGCAGTCACGGCACCCCGCGAGCCGGAAGAGGCGGTGGCGACGTCTTTGGCATGCTGGATGGACTGGTGCCCAGTACGCCGGCTTCAGGGAGGCTGAACAAGCCGAGCAGTCTGCGGAAGAAGACGCACGAGACGCCGACAATGTCGCGGGTCAAGGCCGAGATCCCCTCGAGCTCGCCAGACTACAAGGGCGCCTCCAAGATGGAGGAGCAGCTCAACTCAAT ACCCAGCTCGTTCAACGACCGACAGAACGCCGGCGAGACGGTGGAAGTGCTCAACGACCACCTCGACGCTCCCGAGCCGCCGATTTGCCCGTACCCCGAACCCCGCATCAAGTTGACGGCGGCGTCAGACCAGAAGAAGCTGGCGTACAAGCCCCTGGCGATGAAGTTGTCAGAGGCGTCGGAGATCCTCGACGACAGGATAGACGAGTTTATGCACATCATCCAGGACTACCACAAGCTGGACTTTTCAGAATTCGGCAACGCGGCGAGCCAGAGCACGACAGAGGTGATTGCCGTGGGACGCATCGCCTCGGATGCGCCAGAGGGGAAGCTGAACGCGGCGTCGCTGGTGCTGGAGATGTCGAGGCGGGTGGGCGGTGGTCTGCGAGCGCCCCTTAACATGCGCAACAAGGGGTACAGCTTCTTCCCCGGCCAGATTGTGGCCCTCAGGGGCATCAACACCTCGGGCAACGAGTTTGTCGTCGAGGATGTGCTTGAAGTGCCTCTTCTGCCCAACGCGGCTTCGACGCCGGCCGCACTGGCTGCGCACCGCGAGAAACTACGAGGCGACCCCGACGCCATGGACACCGACGCAGACCCGGCGCCCCTCAATATTCTCTACGCCTCCGGTCCGTACACGGCAGATGACAACCTCGACTTTGAGCCGCTGCACGCCCTCTGCGACCAAGCCGCCGACACGTACGCGGACGCACTGGTGCTGACGGGGCCGTTCATCGACAGCGAGCACCCTCTGATTGCGATGGGCGACTTTGACCTCCCCGAGGAAGCCGTCATCGAGCCGGACACAGCCACCATGTCGACCGTCTTCAAGTACATGTTCTCCCCGGCCCTGAACCGCCTCGTGTCCGCCAACCCCAGCATCACCATCCTCCTCGTCCCCTCGGTGCGCGACGTCATCGACAAGCACGTCTCGTGGCCGCAGGACTCGGTCCTGAAGAAGGAGCTCGGCCTCCCCAAGACGGCGAGGATCGTCACCAACCCGATGACGCTGTCCGTCAACGAGATGGTCATGGGCATCTCGTCGCAGGATATTCTCTGGCAGCTGCGGCACGAGGAGCTCGTTGGCGGCCGCCCCGCGGATCCGTCGCTGTTGTCGAGGCTTAGCAGGTACCTGTTGGAGCAGAGGCACTTTTTCCCGCTCTTCCCGCCGACGGACCGCCAGAAGCTGCCCAAGACGGGGACCGAGGAGGGCATCCCGCCTGGTGCCATGCTGGATCTTAGTTATTTGAAGCTGGGCGAGATGGTCAACGTTCGCCCTGATGTGCTCGTGGCGCCCAGCTTCCTGCCCCCGTTTGCCAAG GTCGTCGAGAGCGTCCTCGTGATTAACCCGGGCTACCTATCAAAGAGACGCGGCGCCGGCACGTACGCCCGCCTGACGCTGTTCCCTCCCAAGGCCGACGCGGGCCAGTCCGCGGCCATGGTGAGCCACGGCGTGTTTGAGCGCGCGAGGGTGGAGATTAAGAAGATTTGA
- a CDS encoding micro-fibrillar-associated protein 1: MLYRRGHALPCREDDSKGVQSWRCSLIKWFARRKDAKVERDQGFHRGNAATRIGQSAVPRLSGGAVYTTELDTIAKMGASKKNRQPSLHSRAARRATDVDIDTDKSLKEVKAPAAATDFRPSVLNAQHNSGVSKKTKNRKAQMSAKAKERKEKAADRAEAIMGRTSTKTEKSKDRARRVQTRSKQWEDINKGAIAAKKFPDEEDSEVEQRQTKSRTVEVAAGKGWETDEEMDGADDDVAAASAPAPPVPAPPPANDDFDEEILSLKVFESLDAKCMPPFCLSRAQIWTSWRGQKLCDSVSLDFLPDVIQFTIHAIHTNHKMPPKRMTANPVKPGRYFPGKAVPQEDSSDSDASDDEEKANDDTSKARAIKPPPKASSAAKIASNVSKVNLDERRREAQDKENQRIAREKAERLAAEEGFVTEEEEEEEGEDDDEGEEESSSEEESSSEEEAPRRLMIRPKFIPKNQRNAAAAAAKGQSSTKDDETRQAEEEARRKAAADALVEEQIAKDLAARAAGKKHWDDDEASGSDVDTTDDLDPEAELAAWRLRELKRVKRERDRIAEQEAEYAERERRQNLTQEERDAEDADKIAAQQDEKDAKGKMSYLQKYYHKGAFYSEEAKAYGLDKRDLMGMRIADDVKDRSALPEYLQKRDMTKLGRKGGTKYKDLKSEDTGRWGEFDDRRGGGGGDRRRGGFDRDVDERFRPDNDREVNGANAIPLGDRKAPSAGGRSDRDRYRDDRDDRRGDRDDYRRRDRSRSRSPRRDSRDDYRDRRKRSPSRERERYDSDKRRRVDSR; encoded by the exons ATGCTATATCGGAGAGGCCACGCGCTGCCATGTCGAGAAGACGATTCGAAAGGTGTCCAGTCGTGGCGATGCTCGCTGATTAAGTGGTT TGCTAGAAGGAAAGATGCCAAAGTTGAGCGGGACCAGGGGTTCCACAGGGGCAACGCTGCGACAAGGATTGGTCAGAGCGCGGTCCCAAGGCTT TCTGGCGGTGCAGTCTACACCACAGAACTCGATACGATCGCAAAGATGGGCGCATCCAAGAAGAACAGAC AACCCTCGCTCCACTCGAGAGCCGCAAGGCGGGCGACGGACGTCGACATCGACACCGACAAGTCCCTCAAGGAAGTCAAGGCCCCGGCCGCCGCGACCGACTTCCGGCCGTCGGTCCTCAACGCCCAGCACAACTCTGGCGTGTCCAAGAAGACCAAGAACCGCAAGGCGCAGATGAGCGCCAAGGCCAAGGAGAGGAAAGAAAAGGCGGCGGACCGCGCCGAGGCCATCATGGGGCGGACCTCGACCAAGACGGAGAAGAGCAAGGACAGGGCGCGGAGGGTCCAGACGCGGAGCAAGCAGTGGGAGGACATCAACAAGGGGGCCATTGCGGCCAAGAAGTTTCCCGACGAGGAGGATTCTGAGGTGGAGCAGAGGCAGACGAAGAGCAGGACTGTCGAGGTGGCTGCTGGCAAGGGCTGGGAGACGGATGAGGAGATGGACGGCGCTGATGATGATGTCGCCGCTGCGTCTGCGCCAGCTCCTCCTGTACCGGCACCTCCCCCAGCAAACGACGATTTCGACGAGGAGATTTT GTCCTTGAAAGTTTTCGAAAGCCTCGACGCAAAGTGCATGCCGCCCTTCTGCCTCAGTCGGGCACAAATTTGGACGTCTTGGAGGGGCCAGAAGCTCTGCGACAGCGTCAG CCTCGATTTTCTGCCGGACGTCATCCAATTCACCATCCACGCCATCCACACAAACCACAAGATGCCACCCAAGCGCATGACCGCGAACCCGGTCAAGCCGGGACGCTACTTCCCCGGCAAGGCCGTCCCCCAAGAGGACTCATCAGACTCGGACGCGAGCGATGACGAAGAAAAGGCAAACGACGACACAAGCAAGGCCCGCGCGATCAAGCCGCCGCCAAAGGCATCGAGCGCCGCCAAGATCGCGAGCAACGTCAGCAAAGTCAACCTCGACGAACGGAGGCGCGAGGCGCAGGACAAGGAGAACCAGAGGATAGCGCGCGAGAAAGCGGAGCGGCTCGCTGCGGAAGAAGGTTTCGTcacagaagaagaagaagaggaagagggagaAGATGACGATGAAGGCGAAGAAGAAAGCTCCAGCGAGGAGGAAAGCAGCAGCGAAGAAGAAGCACCCCGCCGCCTCATGATTCGACCCAAATTCATCCCAAAAAACCAGCGCAACGCAGCAGCGGCAGCCGCCAAAGGACAGTCGTCCACCAAAGACGACGAGACGCGCCaggcagaagaagaagcccGCCGCAAAGCCGCCGCCGACGCCCTCGTCGAAGAACAAATCGCAAAGGACCTCGCCGCCCGCGCCGCCGGCAAAAAGCACtgggacgacgacgaggccTCGGGCTCCGACGTCGACACGACAGACGACCTCGACCCGGAGGCCGAACTCGCAGCCTGGCGCCTCCGCGAGCTCAAGCGCGTCAAGCGCGAGCGCGACCGCATCGCCGAGCAGGAAGCAGAGTACGCCGAGCGCGAGAGGCGGCAGAACCTCACGCAAGAGGAGCGCGACGCCGAGGACGCGGACAAGATTGCCGCGCAGCAGGACGAAAAGGACGCCAAGGGCAAGATGTCGTATCTGCAAAAGTACTACCACAAGGGCGCGTTCTACAGCGAGGAGGCGAAGGCGTACGGGCTCGACAAGCGCGATCTCATGGGCATGCGTATTGCGGATGATGTCAAGGATCGCAGCGCGCTGCCGGAATATCTGCAGAAGCGCGACATGACGAAGTTGGGACGCAAGGGCGGGACAAAGTACAAGGATCTCAAGAGCGAGGATACCGGACGATGGGGCGAGTTTGATGACCGGCGTGGCGGGGGTGGTGGTGACCGGAGGAGAGGCGGCTTCGATAGGGATGTGGACGAGCGATTCCGGCCGGACAATGATCGTGAGGTTAACGGTGCCAACGCCATTCCCTTGGGTGACCGCAAGGCGCCTTCAGCTGGTGGCAGAAGTGATCGTGATAGGTATCGCGACGACAGAGACGACCGGCGCGGAGACCGGGACGACTACCGCCGTCGAGATCGGTCGAGGTCGAGGTCGCCGCGCCGCGACTCGCGGGACGACTACAGGGATAGGCGGAAGCGCAGCCCGTCACGCGAGAGAGAGCGCTACGACAGCGACAAGCGGAGGCGCGTGGACTCTAGATAA
- a CDS encoding ubiquitin carboxyl-terminal hydrolase codes for MNSPTFKHYGGPDYHRRLHADETIWTRLTEPSVVVSLFALVLTALVSVFGASLPTTLLSHASRTLWDVIVWLIPHDALTLLEAWLHPPLVPRPMLQNQARTHAAKSALLKKILGMDRQGGIMGTVSQAGIRGLSSVSGAMMSLKGSSNYPPGLGNLDNSCYQNSILQGLASLKPFPKYLADPVQDPEIDRRKVEAVDTLRNLIEDLNSASNYGKTLWTPGSLKNMSTWQQQDAQEYFSKLLDEVDREIAKVAKATIKSSGFESDCASDDTATSQHSDDSGYQSLSTASKVSAASKSLRNPLEGLIAQRVACVECGHSDGLSMIPFNCLTLSLNVGGNDHDLYELLDAYAHIESIEGVECGKCTLLKAKRLLTLLVERAEASYTDEQKLKEPKSRLSAVEEALEEDDFEDKTLTEKCKFPSNFKVSSTKTKQAVIARPPQSLAVHMNRSVFDENTGMMYKNSSGIRFPLTLDLGPWCLGSASKTGSADGLEEEEQWLLDPRSSMIAGDKRKSFITGPIYELRAVVTHYGRHENGHYVCYRKFPRHSPPSDGEEVVSPKSETMEDDAEMDWWRLSDDTLRKVDEEELLAQGNVFMLFYDCVDPNIIPSSEIPAVETVQDADAMDAADEETPKVEKPAFTCTVKEVSADEDDDELPVAGTMVAVAEGDVSQARSVPLPGDGDDELGENQTERGPQMIAV; via the coding sequence ATGAACTCTCCCACATTCAAGCACTACGGCGGACCCGACTACCACCGACGACTTCACGCCGACGAGACCATTTGGACGAGGCTGACGGAGCCGAGCGTCGTCGTGTCCCTCTTTGCCCTCGTCCTCACAGCGCTCGTCTCTGTTTTCGGCGCTTCCCTTCCGACCACCCTACTCTCGCACGCCTCTCGGACCCTCTGGGACGTAATCGTCTGGCTTATCCCCCACGACGCCTTGACCCTTCTGGAAGCCTGGCTGCATCCGCCGCTCGTTCCGCGGCCGATGCTCCAGAACCAAGCCAGAACACATGCGGCCAAGAGTGCGCTTCTGAAAAAGATTCTCGGCATGGACAGACAGGGAGGCATCATGGGGACGGTCTCGCAAGCCGGCATTCGAGGGCTGTCGTCCGTCTCCGGGGCCATGATGAGCCTTAAGGGCTCCAGCAACTACCCGCCGGGCCTGGGGAACCTCGACAACTCGTGCTACCAGAACAGCATCCTCCAAGGGCTCGCCTCGCTCAAGCCGTTTCCAAAGTACCTGGCCGACCCTGTCCAGGACCCCGAGATCGACCGCCGCAAAGTCGAGGCCGTCGACACGCTGCGGAACCTGATTGAGGACCTCAACAGCGCTAGCAACTACGGCAAGACGTTATGGACGCCAGGCTCCCTCAAGAACATGAGCACGTGGCAGCAGCAGGATGCGCAGGAATACTTTTCAAAGCTGCTCGACGAGGTGGACAGGGAGATTGCAAAGGTGGCTAAGGCGACCATCAAGTCGTCGGGCTTCGAGTCGGACTGCGCCAGCGACGACACTGCCACGAGCCAGCACAGCGACGACAGCGGTTACCAGAGTCTGTCGACGGCCTCCAAGGTTAGCGCGGCTTCCAAGTCTCTGCGGAACCCCCTTGAGGGGCTCATTGCTCAGCGGGTGGCCTGCGTCGAGTGTGGACACTCTGACGGCCTTTCCATGATCCCCTTCAACTGCCTCACGCTCAGTTTGAATGTGGGCGGCAACGACCACGATCTGTACGAGCTTCTAGACGCGTACGCCCATATTGAGTCGATCGAGGGCGTCGAGTGTGGAAAGTGCACGCTACTGAAAGCCAAGAGGCTGCTGACCCTCCTCGTCGAGAGAGCAGAAGCGTCGTACACTGACGAGCAGAAGCTCAAGGAGCCAAAGTCGCGGCTGTCGGCTGTGGAGGAGGCGCTGGAAGAGGACGATTTCGAGGACAAGACGCTCACGGAAAAGTGCAAGTTCCCTTCAAACTTCAAGGTCTCGTCAACAAAGACGAAGCAGGCCGTCATTGCGCGGCCACCGCAGAGTCTCGCCGTCCACATGAACAGGTCCGTGTTTGACGAGAACACTGGCATGATGTACAAGAACTCGTCGGGGATCCGGTTCCCTCTGACGTTGGACTTGGGTCCGTGGTGTTTGGGTAGTGCCAGCAAGACGGGTTCCGCTGACGGcttggaggaagaggagcagTGGCTGTTGGATCCGCGGTCCTCAATGATTGCGGGCGACAAGCGCAAGTCGTTCATTACTGGGCCGATATACGAGCTGCGGGCCGTCGTCACGCACTACGGTCGTCACGAAAATGGGCACTACGTCTGCTACCGCAAGTTCCCCCGACACTCGCCGCCGAGTGATGGCGAGGAGGTTGTCTCACCCAAGTCGGAGACTATGGAGGACGATGCGGAGATGGACTGGTGGCGTCTCAGCGACGACACTCTCCGCAAGGTTGACGAAGAGGAGCTGCTGGCGCAGGGTAACGTCTTTATGCTATTCTACGATTGTGTCGACCCAAACATTATCCCCTCGTCCGAGATTCCAGCTGTAGAGACTGTTCAGGATGCAGACGCCATGGACGCAGCGGACGAGGAGACGCCAAAGGTCGAGAAGCCCGCCTTTACCTGCACGGTGAAGGAGGTATCGGCAGACGAAGATGATGACGAGTTGCCGGTGGCCGGCACTATGGTGGCGGTCGCCGAGGGAGATGTCTCGCAGGCGCGGTCTGTGCCGCTGCCGGGGGATGGAGACGACGAGTTGGGAGAGAACCAGACTGAGCGAGGACCGCAGATGATTGCCGTCTGA
- a CDS encoding triose-phosphate transporter, whose translation MSELPTTEKAVGSKALHPAFFIASWIFFSNLTILFNKWLLDTAGFTVILTFWHLVFSTLATQVLARFTSLLDGRHKVKMTGRVYLRAIMPIGVLYSGSLVCSNLVYLYLSVSFIQMLKAAAPVAVLFTSWIWGVADPSMKTFYNILLIVGGVGLASFGEIEFSWIGFIFQMGGIIFEAIRLVMIQVLLKGDENAQKMDPLVSLYYYAPVCAVMNFFIAYFSEFGKFNVEDFNKVGFTMLLLNASVAFALNISSVFLIGKTSGLVMTLTGILKNILLIVVSVLIWHTSITALQFIGYAVALFGLVIYSTGWDQLKASSAGAITWSRGVWNSHALDEGRLSPLLRRAIFFGLLTLITLMVVMGFAYKGAAAPADWFAKVGAVSA comes from the exons ATGAGCGAGCTGCCAACCACCGAGAAGGCCGTGGGCTCCAAGGCTCTTCACCCGGCCTTCTTCATCGC GAGCTGGATCTTCTTCTCCAACTTGACCATCCTCTTCAACAAGTGGCTGCTTGACACGGCCGGCTTCA CCGTGATCCTCACCTTCTGGCACCTCGTCTTCTCCACCCTGGCAACCCAGGTGCTGGCGCGCTTCACCTCCCTCCTCGATGGCCGCCACAAGGTCAAGATGACGGGCCGCGTCTACCTGCGCGCCATCATGCCCATCGGCGTCCTCTACTCGGGCTCCCTCGTCTGCTCCAACCTCGTCTACCTCTACCTCTCCGTCTCCTTCATCCAGATGCTCAAGGCCGCCGCCCCCGTCGCCGTCCTCTTCACCAGCTGGATCTGGGGCGTCGCCGACCCCTCCATGAAGACCTTCTACAACATCCTCCTCATCGTCGGCGGCGTCGGCCTCGCCTCCTTTGGCGAGATCGAGTTCTCCTGGATCGGCTTCATCTTCCAGATGGGCGGCATCATCTTCGAGGCCATCCGCCTCGTCATGATCCAGGTCCTGCTCAAGGGCGACGAGAACGCCCAGAAGATGGACCCCCTCGTCAGCCTCTACTACTACGCCCCCGTCTGCGCCGTCATGAACTTCTTCATCGCCTACTTCAGCGAGTTTGGCAAGTTCAACGTCGAGGACTTCAACAAGGTCGGCTTCACCATGCTGCTCCTCAACGCCAGCGTCGCCTTTGCCCTCAACATCTCCAGCGTCTTCCTC ATCGGCAAGACGTCGGGCCTCGTCATGACCCTCACCGGCATCCTCAAGAACATCCTCCTCATCGTCGTCTCCGTCCTCATCTGGCACACCAGCATCACGGCCCTCCAGTTCATCGGCTACGCCGTCGCCCTCTTCGGCCTCGTCATCTACTCCACCGGCTGGGACCAGCTCAAGGCCTCGAGCGCCGGCGCCATCACCTGGTCCCGCGGCGTCTGGAACTCCCACGCCCTCGACGAGGGCCGCCTCTCGCCCCTCCTCCGCCGCGCCATCTTCTTCGGCCTGCTCACCCTCATCACCCTCATGGTCGTCATGGGCTTCGCCTACAAGGGTGCTGCGGCGCCGGCGGACTGGTTTGCCAAGGTGGGCGCCGTCAGCGCCTAG